TAAATCGCTTCGCCCATTTCACAGCGTTTCGCGACAGCCGCTCTCTTAATTCTTCATCAGTAAGCATTCTTTCTACAGCCTCAGCAAGTGCCCTTATGTTTCTGTAAGGCACAAGTATCCCTGTTTCATCATTAGCGACCGCATCTCTTAACCCCGACACATCACTCACAATGGCAGGCGTACCACACGCGTTCGCTTCTATCACAACTAGACCAAAACCTTCTCGTTGCGAGGGAAGAACCAGAGCATGAGCATGTTGCATAAGTTTAATTTTTTCCTCCTCGCTCACGTAACCGTAGAAAACAACATTATTTTCAAGTTTCAAGGCTTTTGTTAACCATTTTAACTTCACCCCGTACTCTAAGTCGCCCCTCCCGACAACTGATAGCCTCGCATTCGGCAATTTCTCAACGACTCGCTTCATAGCCTTAATCAAGTGGTGTATCCCTTTAAATCGCTTTATTCTTCCAACAAATAAAACATGAGGATACGAGCTTTTTTCTCCACATGGGACATGGATGCCATGATCCAGTCCCTCAGTAATTTTATATATGTTACTCGGAGGTATACCTATTCGAATCAAATCCTCCTTTGTGCTCTCAGAAACTGTGATGATTGGCGTATCTTTGTACAATCTCAATGCCCATGGTTCCATAAACGCCCAGAACTTCGCTTGAACCAGAGGCAACTCTTCAAACAAGATTTCAGCAGCCAGTTGATGGACAAAAGCAAGCTTAGACTCTTTCACATAGAGCGGAGTAAAGAAAGGAATAGTGTTTATCTCATCTAT
This is a stretch of genomic DNA from Candidatus Bathyarchaeota archaeon. It encodes these proteins:
- a CDS encoding glycosyltransferase family 1 protein, whose product is MGMLNILIFNWRGPKHPQAGGAEKVTYELAKRFTEWGCHVQLLCGNYPNGQKHDNIDGIKITRLGGKYSLYSLAAIYYQRKLRGKYDVIIDEINTIPFFTPLYVKESKLAFVHQLAAEILFEELPLVQAKFWAFMEPWALRLYKDTPIITVSESTKEDLIRIGIPPSNIYKITEGLDHGIHVPCGEKSSYPHVLFVGRIKRFKGIHHLIKAMKRVVEKLPNARLSVVGRGDLEYGVKLKWLTKALKLENNVVFYGYVSEEEKIKLMQHAHALVLPSQREGFGLVVIEANACGTPAIVSDVSGLRDAVANDETGILVPYRNIRALAEAVERMLTDEELRERLSRNAVKWAKRFSWDRAATEALSVIRKVVGGV